In Juglans microcarpa x Juglans regia isolate MS1-56 chromosome 4S, Jm3101_v1.0, whole genome shotgun sequence, a single window of DNA contains:
- the LOC121262356 gene encoding 50S ribosomal protein L18-like: MVIPPPVRPPRITNYLKPYVLKMHFTNKYVSAQVIHAPTATVASSASSQEKTLRSSMESTRDVSAAGKIGKILGERLLLKDIPAVAVHLKREQRYHGKVKAVIDSLREVGVKLL, encoded by the coding sequence ATGGTTATTCCTCCACCTGTAAGGCCTCCAAGAATTACAAACTATCTAAAGCCTTATGTCCTGAAGATGCACTTTACAAACAAGTATGTGAGTGCCCAAGTGATACACGCACCAACGGCTACTGTTGCCTCTTCTGCAAGCTCGCAAGAGAAGACATTGAGGTCAAGCATGGAATCTACTCGCGATGTGTCTGCTGCTGGAAAGATCGGAAAAATATTGGGGGAGCGTCTGCTGCTCAAAGACATCCCAGCTGTTGCTGTTCACTTGAAGAGAGAACAGAGGTATCATGGTAAGGTCAAAGCTGTCATTGATTCTTTGAGGGAAGTTGGTGTCAAATtgctttaa